The Phaeocystidibacter marisrubri genomic interval GAGACTTAATTCGTGTTGCCATTTCAGTAACGACTTTGGATGCAGAGCTTCAAAGAGCGCTCGAGCCTCGGGCAAGTGCTCCTTACAAGCGGCTAAGGGCGATTAGGGAGTTATCGGAAGCGGGAATTCCAACAGTTGCTATGATTGCCCCCATTATCCCAGGATTGAACAGTCATGAAATATTGCCACTGATGAAGGCTACATCTGAGGCTGGCGCAGTTCAAGCAAAGTTCATTACGGTTCGGCTCAATGGGCAACTCGAAGGAATTTTTGAGAATTGGCTGGAAGAACATTACCCGGAAAGGAAGAGCAAAGTAATGAACGCCATTCGACAAACGCACAATGGAAGTGTAAAGGCCTTTCGATATGGAATACGAATGGCGGGAACAGGAAGAGTTTCGGAGTCGCTACGGCAAGCCTATGCCGTTGGACAAAGGAGGTATTATTCCAATAAAAAAGTGCCCAATCTTTCGACTGAGCACTTTGTGAAATTAAAAGACAGGCAACTTGGATTATTCCTCTGATTGCTTTCGGGCTTGCTCGAGGATTTCTTTCATCGCCTCAACGACCGCTTCATTCTGTTCAGCTTTGAGTTCAATTTGATCTTCAATCATATCAAACATTGAATTCTTGTGAATCTCATAAGCGGTAAAGGCTGTGTATTGCTGCTTTTCACTGTTGTAGTATACTTTTTCATCAAGCTTTCGCACATCCGCTAAGCGCGTATTCATCACCTGACGAGAAAGGGATTGAAATTGAGTCATGACTTCGCTGCGGTCAACAATCGCTGATTCTCTCAAGTAATCGTCCGCTACCTCTTTAATCGTAACGTCTACCATTCCAGCTAACTGAGTGCGAGCGTCCATGTCTGATTTGCTGCGAGCCACTCGTTCGTCGGCACTTTGCCCTTTGCCAACGGCTCTAAAGTAGCGTCGACTAGATTCATAGTCAGATCCTCTGAATGGAGTTTGTTGTTCTACTCCGTATTGATCGACGCTCTTACAAGAGGGAGCTAGTAGTAGTACAGAGAAGGCGATGGCGGTTGTGATATAAAGGCGTTTCATGTCGATGATTGTTAGTTCGGAAATCAAATTTCAGAAATCATGCCAATATACTACAAGTGAGCACCACTCCGGGGGCGAAGTAGGAGTGGAATTTCCTACACTAAGGTATATTCCAGATTCAATAGAAATAAAAAAAGCCGCCCGGAGGCGGCTTGCGGTCTCATGGGTTAGAGAACGGCTTAAGATTTGGAATCGTCGCCTGAAGCTTCAGGCTCTTGCTTCTGCTTTTCGACAACGATTACAATTTCTTCTTTCTTCTTATCGAAATCTATTTTCACGGAATCGCCTTCTTCAACCTTGTTTGAGATGATCTCTTCAGCTAGTCCATCTTCAATGTACTTCTGAATGGCTCTGCTCAATGGGCGGGCACCATAGGCTTCATCGTATCCTTTGTCAGCAATAAAATCTTTGGCTGCTTTAGAAATCTTCATTTCATAACCAAGGTCTTTGATTCTACCAAAGAGTTTAGCTAGTTCAAGATCAATGATCTTATGGATGTCTTCCGGTTTCAGAGAGTTGAATAGAACAACATCGTCAATTCGGTTCAAGAACTCTGGGGCAAAGGCCTTTTTCAAAGCATTCTCAATAATTCCTTTGGTGTTTGTTTCAACACTTTCAGAACGTGCTTTGGTTCCAAAACCAACACCTTGACCAAAATCTTTCAATTGGCGACTACCAATGTTAGAGGTCATGATAATGATACAGTTCTTGAAATCAACTTTTCTTCCCAAGCTGTCTGTCATTTGGCCATCGTCGAGGGCTTGAAGCAGCAAGTTGAAGATGTCAGGATGTGCTTTTTCAATCTCATCCAACAAAACAACAGAGTAGGGCTTACGACGAACTTTCTCGGTCAGCTGACCGCCTTCTTCGTATCCTACGTATCCCGGAGGCGCTCCAACCAATCTAGAAAGGGCGAATTTCTCCATGTATTCACTCATGTCGATGCGAATCAAAGCATCTTCTGAGTCGAATAAGGTTTTTGCAAGCTCTTTGGCTAATTGCGTTTTACCTACACCAGTAGGGCCAAGGAAAATAAATGAACCAATGGGTTTATTTGGATCTTTCAATCCTGCTCGGTTTCTCTGAATTGCGCGAACGACCTTCTTAACAGCGTCATCTTGTCCGATTACACGACCTTTAAGTTCGTCGCCCATGCGAGTTAAGCGTTGACTTTCCTGTTGAGCCACGCGTTGAACTGGAATTCCAGTCATCATAGCAACAACTTCCGCGACGTTTTCTTCAGAGACGATTTCTCTGTTCTCTTTTACGTTTGCTTCCCATTGTCGCTGTGCTTCTTCGAGTTGCTGTTCTACGCGTTTTTCATCATCGCGAAGTCTAGCAGCCTCTTCGTAGCGTTGTTTTTTAACGACAGAGATCTTGTCTTCGCGAATCTTCTCGAGTTCTTTTTCTAGATCAAGAACCTCTTTAGGAACATGAATACTCGTAATGTGAACACGTGAACCAGCTTCGTCCAAGGCGTCAATCGCCTTATCTGGCAAATGACGATCAGAAACGTAGCGCTGCGTGAGCTTCACACATGCTTCCAGTGCTTCTTGAGTGTAGGTTACATTGTGATGATCCTCGTATTTGTCCTTGATGTTGTTGAGGATTTGAATGGTTTCTTCTACAGAGGTAGGTTCCACCATTACCTTCTGGAAACGACGTTCCAAGGCGCCATCTTTCTCGATGTATTGACGATACTCATCAAGTGTTGTTGCACCGATGCATTGGATTTCTCCTCGCGCCAAAGCAGGCTTGAACATGTTAGAGGCATCGAGAGAACCGGTTGCTCCACCTGCGCCTACAATCGTGTGAAGTTCATCGATGAAGAGGATAATGTCATCATTCTTCTCGAGTTCATTCATCAATGCTTTCATGCGCTCTTCGAATTGTCCGCGGTACTTCGTTCCCGCCACCAAAGAGGCAAGATCAAGAGTTACCACTCGCTTATTGAAGAGTACACGAGACACTTTCTTCTTAACAATGCGAAGCGCTAGACCTTCGGCAATGGCAGATTTACCAACCCCAGGCTCTCCAATGAGTAGGGGGTTGTTCTTCTTTCTTCGTGAAAGGATTTGAGAAACGCGTTCAAT includes:
- a CDS encoding PA0069 family radical SAM protein, whose protein sequence is MKRGSNDKPHNSFEQLEYVPVEEWLVETEEERTELIRTSPKTIVNPVTSPDVSMSWSMNPYAGCEHGCPYCYARNSHQYWGYNSGSDFETKILYKENAAELLRKKLNTPSWNGEPIMLSGNTDCYQPVERKLGLTRQLLEVALEYGQPIGVITKNALVLRDLDVLKEMAKRDLIRVAISVTTLDAELQRALEPRASAPYKRLRAIRELSEAGIPTVAMIAPIIPGLNSHEILPLMKATSEAGAVQAKFITVRLNGQLEGIFENWLEEHYPERKSKVMNAIRQTHNGSVKAFRYGIRMAGTGRVSESLRQAYAVGQRRYYSNKKVPNLSTEHFVKLKDRQLGLFL
- a CDS encoding ATP-dependent Clp protease ATP-binding subunit; this encodes MDENFSPRVKDVISYSKEEALRLGHDYIGTEHLMLGLIREGEGTAVQILEDLGVDIRAMRTKIENISVPSAARQLSSKKNLPLTRQAEKALKTTFLEAKIFQSNIIRTPHLLLCILRNEDDPVTRLLKQMGIDYESFKGEFQAHHLDKGTDSITPSEPKSEMPFGDEDEDFENKGSGYQSSGNPRGKADSKTKTPVLDNFGRDLTKLAEESKLDPVVGREKEIERVSQILSRRKKNNPLLIGEPGVGKSAIAEGLALRIVKKKVSRVLFNKRVVTLDLASLVAGTKYRGQFEERMKALMNELEKNDDIILFIDELHTIVGAGGATGSLDASNMFKPALARGEIQCIGATTLDEYRQYIEKDGALERRFQKVMVEPTSVEETIQILNNIKDKYEDHHNVTYTQEALEACVKLTQRYVSDRHLPDKAIDALDEAGSRVHITSIHVPKEVLDLEKELEKIREDKISVVKKQRYEEAARLRDDEKRVEQQLEEAQRQWEANVKENREIVSEENVAEVVAMMTGIPVQRVAQQESQRLTRMGDELKGRVIGQDDAVKKVVRAIQRNRAGLKDPNKPIGSFIFLGPTGVGKTQLAKELAKTLFDSEDALIRIDMSEYMEKFALSRLVGAPPGYVGYEEGGQLTEKVRRKPYSVVLLDEIEKAHPDIFNLLLQALDDGQMTDSLGRKVDFKNCIIIMTSNIGSRQLKDFGQGVGFGTKARSESVETNTKGIIENALKKAFAPEFLNRIDDVVLFNSLKPEDIHKIIDLELAKLFGRIKDLGYEMKISKAAKDFIADKGYDEAYGARPLSRAIQKYIEDGLAEEIISNKVEEGDSVKIDFDKKKEEIVIVVEKQKQEPEASGDDSKS